Proteins encoded together in one Accipiter gentilis chromosome 16, bAccGen1.1, whole genome shotgun sequence window:
- the DDX1 gene encoding ATP-dependent RNA helicase DDX1 has product MAAFSEMGVMPEIAQAVEEMDWLLPTDIQAESIPLILGGGDVLMAAETGSGKTGAFSIPVIQIVYETLKDQMEGKKGKATIKTGGAVLNKWQMNPYDRGSAFAIGSDGLCCQSREVKEWHGCRATRGVTKGKYYYEVSCHDQGLCRVGWSTMQASLDLGTDKFGFGFGGTGKKSHNKQFDSYGEEFTMHDTIGCYLDIDKGQIKFSKNGKDLGLAFEIPPHIRNQALFAACVLKNAELKFNFGEEDFKFPPKDGYIGLCKAPDGNVVKSQHSGNAQVVQTQNLPNAPKALIVEPSRELAEQTLNNVKQFKKYVDNPKLRELLIIGGVAARDQLSVLEQGVDIVVGTPGRLDDLVSTGKLNLSQVRFLVLDEADGLLLQGYSDFINRIHSQIPQITSDGKRLQVIVCSATLHSFDVKKLSEKIMHFPTWVDLKGEDSVPETVHHVVVLVNPKADKLWERLGKNHIRTDEVHAKDNTRPGANTPEMWSEAIKILKGEYTVRAIKEHKMDQAIIFCRTKIDCDNMEQYFIQQGGGPDRKGHQFSCVCLHGDRKPQERKQNLERFKRGDVRFLICTDVAARGIDIHGVPYVINVTLPDEKQNYVHRIGRVGRAERMGLAISLVAKEKEKVWYHVCSSRGKGCYNTRLKEEGGCTIWYNEMQLLGEIEEHLNCTIAQVEPDIKVPVDDFDGKVTYGQKRALGGGLYKGHVDILAPTVQELAALEKEAQTSFLHLGYLPNQLFRTF; this is encoded by the exons ATGGCGGCGTTTTCGG AAATGGGTGTTATGCCTGAGATAGCTCAAGCAGTGGAGGAGATGGACTGGCT TCTTCCTACAGATATCCAAGCAGAATCCATCCCACTGATCCTGGGAGGTGGTGATGTGCTTATG gcTGCTGAAACGGGGAGTGGAAAAACTGGT GCTTTTAGCATTCCAGTTATCCAGATTGTTTATGAAACGCTGAAGGACCAGATGGAAGGCAAGAAAGGGAAAGCAACTATTAAAACTGGTGGGGCAG TGCTCAATAAATGGCAAATGAACCCGTATGATAGAGGATCAGCTTTTG CAATTGGATCAGACGGTTTGTGTTGTCAAAGCAGAGAGGTAAAAGAATGGCATGGATGCAGAGCAACTAGAGGCGTGACTAAAG ggAAATACTACTATGAAGTTTCCTGTCATGACCAAGGCTTGTGCAGAGTTGGTTGGTCAACTATGCAGGCTTCACTAGATTTGG GGACTGATAAATTTGGCTTTGGCTTTGGTGGTACTGGTAAGAAATCTCACAACAAGCAATTTGACAGCTATGGTGAG GAATTCACTATGCATGATACAATTGGGTGTTATCTAGATATAGATAAAGGACaaataaaattttccaaaaatg GGAAGGACCTTGGTCTTGCGTTTGAAATCCCACCACACATAAGGAACCAAGCACTTTTTGCAGCTTGTGTACTGAAG AATGCTGAATTGAAATTCAATTTTGGTGAAGAAGACTTCAAGTTTCCACCAAAAGATGGCTATATTGGTCTTTGCAAGGCTCCTGATGGTAATGTGGTAAAATCACAACACTCAG gaAATGCACAAGTGGTTCAAACACAGAACCTTCCAAATGCTCCGAAAGCGTTGATTGTAGAGCCATCAAGAGAGCTGGCAGAACAAACTTTGAACAATGTGAAGCAGTTCAAAAAATATGTTGATAATCCCAAATTAAG GGAACTGTTGATTATTGGTGGGGTTGCTGCAAGAGATCAACTCTCTGTACTGGAACAAGGA GTGGATATTGTTGTTGGAACTCCTGGAAGACTGGATGACCTGGTCTCAACAGGAAAGCTTAATTTATCTCAAGTTAGATTCCTGGTTCTGGATGAAGCT GATGGCCTTCTCCTCCAAGGTTATTCAGATTTCATAAACAGGATCCACAGTCAAATTCCTCAGATAACGTCAGATGGAAAGAGACTTCAG GTGATTGTGTGCTCTGCAACACTACattcttttgatgtgaaaaaaCTGTCTGAGAAGATCATGCATTTTCCCACCTGGGTTGATTTGAAAGGAGAAGATTCTGTCCCTGAAACTGTACACCATGTAGTTGTGCTTGTAAATCCGAAAGCTGACAAACTCTGGGAAAGGCTTGGCAAGAATCATATCAGA actgATGAAGTACATGCAAAAGACAATACGCGACCTGGCGCTAACACTCCAG AAATGTGGTCTGAAGCTATTAAAATTCTGAAAGGAGAATACACCGTTCGGGCAATCAAAGAACACAAGATGGATCAAGCAATTATTTTCTGTAGGACTAAAATAGATTGTGATAATATGGAGCAGTACTTCATCCAACAGGGTGGAG GCCCTGACAGGAAAGGACATCAGTTCTCATGTGTCTGTCTGCATGGTGACAGAAAacctcaagaaagaaaacaaaacctggaaaGATTTAAG AGAGGAGATGTCCGTTTCTTGATCTGCACAGATGTTGCTGCTAGAGGAATTGATATTCATGGTGTTCCATATG TTATCAATGTCACACTCCCTGATGAAAAGCAGAACTATGTTCATCGAATTGGGAGAGTAGGCAGAGCTGAGAG GATGGGTTTGGCAATCTCCCTCgtggcaaaagagaaagaaaag GTTTGGTATCATGTATGCAGTAGTCGTGGAAAAGGGTGTTACAATACTAGACTGAAGGAAGAAGGAGGTTGTACCATATGGTACAATGAGATGCAG ttgctggGGGAGATTGAAGAACACTTAAACTGCACTATTGCCCAAGTTGAACCAGACATAAAAGTACCAGTAGATGATTTTGATGGGAAAGTTACATATGGGCAGAAAAGAGCTCTGGGTG GTGGACTGTATAAAGGCCATGTGGATATTCTGGCACCTACAGTACAAGAGTTGGCGGCCCTTGAAAAGGAGGCTCAGACATCTTTCTTGCATCTTGGCTATCTTCCGAACCAGCTGTTCAGAACATTCTGA